The Malus domestica chromosome 06, GDT2T_hap1 genome has a segment encoding these proteins:
- the LOC103436965 gene encoding light-harvesting complex-like protein 3 isotype 2, chloroplastic produces the protein MALFSPTTHLPTLSPSSSHFKPLLTHKPFLSLRPKNHLFTTRASAENGAGALGSVATAVEPKAEPEVPVPAAEAVPVKSQSSAGANGSAGTAEEVSVVNLFEDGRWVNGTWYLKQFEKNGKTDWDAVIDAEARRRKWLQDNPESSSNENPVFFDTSIVPWWAWIKRYHLPEAELLNGRAAMVGFFMAYFVDSLTGVGLVDQMGNFFCKTLLFIAVGGVLLIRKNEDVENLKKLLEETTFYDKQWQATWQEKTPASSSRKK, from the exons ATGGCCTTGTTTTCTCCCACAACCCATCTCCCAACCCTCTCACCTTCCTCATCACACTTCAAACCCCTCCTAACCCACAagccttttctctctctcagacCCAAGAACCACCTCTTCACCACCAGAGCCTCGGCTGAGAATGGAGCTGGAGCTCTCGGCTCAGTTGCCACAGCCGTGGAGCCCAAAGCAGAGCCCGAGGTCCCCGTGCCCGCCGCTGAGGCTGTTCCGGTGAAGAGTCAGAGCTCTGCCGGGGCTAATGGATCAGCTGGAACTGCTGAGGAGGTAAGCGTGGTGAATTTATTTGAAGATGGGAGATGGGTCAATGGGACTTGGTATTTGAAGCAGTTTGAGAAAAATGGAAAAACTGATTGGGATGCTGTTATTGATGCTG AGGCCAGGAGGAGAAAATGGCTCCAGGACAACCCGGAATCATCCAGTAATGAGAACCCTGTGTTTTTTGACACGTCCATTGTACCTTGGTGGGCATGGATAAAGAGATACCATTTACCTGAAGCTGAACTACTCAACG GTCGTGCTGCTATGGTAGGTTTTTTCATGGCGTATTTTGTTGATAGCTTGACTGGAGTAGGCCTAGTTGACCAAATGGGCAATTTCTTCTGCAAAACGTTATTGTTCATAGCTGTAGGGGGAGTGCTTCTGATCCGCAAGAACGAGGATGTTGAAAACCTAAAGAAACTACTTGAAGAGACGACGTTTTATGATAAGCAATGGCAAGCAACCTGGCAAGAAAAGACACCGGCTAGCAGTAGCAGGAAGAAATAG
- the LOC139196746 gene encoding protein BZR1 homolog 2-like, which translates to MVGTSGIGRSESEKEKTKMKERQRKAITTKIFHGLRKHGGYRLSPRGDINEVLRHLATEAGWLIEPDSTTYHPPNVPNYCPACGTLKTTTPVATTTPTPSSSVVIGGDIVFTK; encoded by the exons atggTGGGAACGAGTGGGATTGGGAGGAGCGAGAGCGAGAAAGAGAAGACCAAGATGAAGGAGAGGCAGAGGAAGGCCATCACCACCAAAATCTTCCACGGCTTACGCAAGCACGGCGGCTACCGCCTCTCTCCCCGCGGCGACATCAACGAGGTGCTCCGGCATCTCGCCACAGAGGCAGGCTGGCTCATTGAACCCGACAGCACTACCTACCACCCACCCAAC GTTCCTAATTACTGCCCTGCTTGTGGAACCCTCAAAACGACCACTCCAGTGGCAACAACGACACCAACCCCAAGCAGTAGCGTGGTGATTGGAGGTG atATAGTCTTTACAAAATGA
- the LOC103436966 gene encoding heptahelical transmembrane protein 4-like gives MGGDSPLSETRSLDNQFDCEDVNEACLKEAKGKRLWKKVRYQLIEYHSLPGFLRDNEFILGYYRSEWPLKQVFLSIFSIHNETLNVWTHLIGFFLFLFLTIYTATKAPDLMDLSSLQRLSDMIRRADLHKIHPELLNCLPSLAFPSMDFLSSVSGNIRELLANCLPDRFSHANQTENSILHGVTDDVMNMVAPLMNRSITRWPFFAFLGGAMFCLLASSTCHLLACHSARLSYIVLRCDYAGIAALITTSFYPPVYYSFMCNPFFRNLYLSFITVLGITTIVFSLLPFFQGPKFRVYRASLFFVMGVSGVVPLVHKLIVFRNQPEAIQTTGYEVLMGVLYGLGALIYATRVPERWRPGKFDIAGHSHQLFHILVVAAAYTHYQAGLLYLRWRDLKGC, from the exons ATGGGTGGTGATTCTCCATTATCAG AAACAAGATCATTAGATAATCAATTTGACTGTGAAGATGTAAACGAAGCATGTTTAAAGGAAGCAAAGGGAAAGAGACTATGGAAGAAAGTTAGGTATCAGCTTATTGAATACCATTCATTGCCTGGTTTTTTAAGAGACAACGAGTTCATTCTGGGTTATTACCGATCAGAATGGCCATTGAAGCAGGTGTTTCTAAGCATTTTCTCCATTCATAATGAGACTCTTAATGTCTGGAC GCATTTGATCGggttcttccttttccttttcctaacAATATACACAGCAACAAAAGCTCCAGACCTCATGGATCTGTCTTCCCTGCAACGTTTGTCTGACATGATTAGAAGAGCCGATTTGCACAAAATTCATCCAGAATTGTTGAATTGCCTTCCTTCACTAGCTTTTCCATCTATGGATTTTCTCTCCTCAGTTTCAGGGAATATAAGGGAACTTCTCGCCAATTGCTTGCCTGACAGGTTCTCCCACGCCAATCAAACAGAGAATTCTATTCTG CATGGAGTAACAGATGACGTGATGAACATGGTGGCCCCCCTTATGAATCGATCCATAACAAGGTGGCCCTTCTTTGCATTCCTAGGTGGAGCCATGTTCTGCTTGCTGGCCAGCAGTACATGTCATCTCCTTGCTTGCCATTCAGCGCGCCTTTCCTACATAGTGCTCAGATGTGACTATGCAGGCATCGCTGCACTCATCACAACCTCATTTTACCCTCCAGTCTACTACTCCTTCATGTGCAACCCCTTCTTTCGTAACCTCTACTTAAGTTTCATAACAGTGCTAGGTATCACCACCATTGTTTTCTCCCTCCTCCCATTTTTTCAAGGACCCAAGTTTCGTGTCTATCGTGCTTCTCTCTTCTTTGTGATGGGTGTGTCAGGTGTCGTGCCTTTAGTTCATAAGCTCATAGTGTTCAGGAATCAGCCAGAGGCCATCCAGACTACCGGCTATGAGGTGTTAATGGGGGTTCTTTATGGACTAGGGGCATTGATTTATGCTACAAGGGTACCGGAGCGGTGGAGACCAGGGAAGTTTGATATTGCTGGCCACAGCCACCAGCTTTTCCATATTTTGGTTGTGGCAGCAGCTTACACTCACTACCAAGCCGGTCTACTGTACCTAAGATGGAGGGACTTGAAGGGTTGTTAG